A stretch of the Rosa rugosa chromosome 5, drRosRugo1.1, whole genome shotgun sequence genome encodes the following:
- the LOC133708904 gene encoding putative EG45-like domain containing protein 1, with protein sequence MGIQNILIILSMAACLMSTSMATPGIATFYTSYVPSACYGSTQQGVMIASAGDAIWNNGAACGKFVTVRCTGPRNPVPHPCTGESVRVKIVDHCPGCQSTLDLSKESFTKIANPVAGIINIDYY encoded by the exons ATGGGGATCCAGAATATTTTGATTATCTTGAGCATGGCCGCCTGCCTTATGTCGACATCTATGGCCACACCAGGAATTGCTACTTTCTACACGAGCTATGTTC CATCAGCATGCTATGGTAGTACCCAACAAGGTGTGATGATTGCATCAGCAGGTGACGCCATATGGAACAATGGTGCAGCATGTGGGAAATTTGTCACCGTTAGATGCACAGGTCCTCGGAATCCGGTACCGCATCCTTGCACCGGTGAAAGCGTGAGAGTAAAAATTGTAGATCATTGTCCCGGATGCCAATCTACTCTCGACCTTTCTAAAGAGTCTTTCACCAAAATCGCTAACCCTGTTGCGGGAATAATTAATATTGATTATTATTAG